A single genomic interval of Hyalangium gracile harbors:
- a CDS encoding DUF5939 domain-containing protein, whose protein sequence is MAHEYSRTQERHLPAPPELVWGFVADTNRWDRLAGFKPTQYRYTELEAEGERVRARVGHATQSWGEAEWLERGEWVEGQRLHGLRHYLSGPMRLGGFRAELQPSEGGVQVSLTAYMKGDKPLDRQSEHRLLQSIDQALTHYLDSLERLFKSARDQGGLEPRPVPAVILARHLLGRLEPDGIVFGLRSQFQEKELQHRAQRFASAPVSAELRERIVRFARDGFDDEVGQIRPFELARIWGFDRRQVLRGFLHAARAGLYELRWQLECPGCRGGAQEVSSLESLPREGYCIDCDRSFGVDFASNVEASFQVSPAIRAVNAGTWCVASPWFRPHILANFIVPPHGRREVTLELPRGAYSLRTAMRRLRTGLPVRSGGSLQVTLDSRALEVTTGDSKAGDSRVTLVLVNSTPHEEEFSIERADWEPEVALGRDVLAVRDFHELFSTEAPSAGMALTTGSMVVLFSDLTGSTALYEKIGDARAFALIEQHFRIVSEAAERHSGSVLKTMGDSVMATFLRAGDAFAAALELSRETERLLGEHGLRPKIGIHEGPCLAVRANQRLDLFGTTMNLAARLQAEAKGGQVVVLSNLTQHPDLRERIERDRLEVTRFEAELRVGSQSQACVAVTAWEGSRDGASSESR, encoded by the coding sequence ATGGCCCACGAATACTCGAGGACTCAGGAGCGTCACCTTCCCGCGCCGCCCGAGCTCGTCTGGGGGTTCGTCGCGGACACCAATCGCTGGGACCGGCTGGCGGGCTTCAAGCCCACCCAGTACCGCTACACCGAGCTCGAAGCCGAGGGCGAGCGGGTGCGCGCCCGCGTCGGCCACGCCACCCAGTCCTGGGGCGAGGCCGAGTGGCTCGAGCGTGGGGAGTGGGTGGAGGGCCAGCGCCTCCATGGCCTGCGGCACTACCTGTCCGGGCCGATGCGGCTCGGCGGCTTCCGCGCGGAGCTCCAGCCCTCGGAGGGAGGCGTCCAGGTCTCGCTCACCGCCTACATGAAGGGCGACAAGCCCCTGGACAGACAGTCCGAGCACCGGCTCCTCCAGTCCATCGATCAGGCGCTGACGCACTATCTCGACTCCTTGGAGCGGCTCTTCAAGAGCGCTCGGGACCAGGGCGGGCTGGAGCCGAGGCCCGTGCCTGCGGTCATCCTCGCGCGCCACCTCCTGGGCCGGCTGGAGCCCGACGGCATCGTCTTCGGCCTCCGCAGCCAGTTCCAGGAGAAGGAGCTGCAGCACCGCGCCCAGCGCTTCGCCAGCGCCCCCGTGTCCGCCGAGCTCCGGGAGCGGATCGTCCGGTTCGCTCGGGACGGCTTCGATGACGAGGTGGGGCAGATCCGCCCGTTCGAGCTGGCGCGCATCTGGGGCTTCGACCGGCGCCAGGTGCTCCGGGGCTTCCTGCACGCGGCGAGGGCCGGTCTCTACGAGCTGCGCTGGCAGCTCGAGTGCCCCGGCTGCCGAGGCGGCGCCCAGGAGGTGTCGAGCCTGGAGAGCCTGCCGCGCGAGGGCTACTGCATCGACTGCGACCGCTCGTTCGGGGTGGACTTCGCGTCGAACGTGGAGGCGAGCTTCCAGGTGAGCCCGGCCATCCGGGCCGTGAACGCGGGCACCTGGTGCGTGGCCTCTCCCTGGTTCCGGCCCCACATCCTGGCGAACTTCATCGTCCCGCCGCATGGCCGCCGCGAGGTGACGCTGGAGCTGCCAAGGGGGGCGTACTCCCTGCGCACCGCCATGCGGCGCTTGCGCACCGGGCTCCCCGTGCGGTCGGGCGGCTCACTGCAGGTGACGCTGGACTCGCGCGCGCTGGAGGTGACGACCGGGGACAGCAAGGCCGGGGACTCCCGGGTGACGCTCGTGCTCGTCAACTCGACGCCGCACGAGGAGGAGTTCTCGATCGAGCGCGCGGACTGGGAGCCGGAGGTCGCGCTCGGCAGGGACGTGCTCGCGGTGCGGGACTTCCACGAGCTGTTCTCCACCGAGGCGCCCTCCGCGGGCATGGCGCTGACCACCGGCTCCATGGTGGTGCTGTTCTCGGACCTGACGGGCAGCACCGCGCTCTACGAGAAGATCGGCGACGCGCGGGCCTTCGCCCTCATCGAGCAGCACTTCCGCATCGTCTCGGAAGCCGCCGAGCGACATAGCGGCTCGGTGCTCAAGACGATGGGAGACTCGGTGATGGCTACCTTCCTGCGCGCCGGAGATGCGTTCGCGGCGGCCCTGGAGCTGTCGCGCGAGACGGAGCGGCTCCTGGGAGAGCATGGGCTCCGGCCGAAGATCGGCATCCACGAAGGGCCGTGCCTCGCGGTGCGTGCCAACCAGCGCCTGGATCTGTTCGGCACCACGATGAACCTGGCCGCGCGGCTCCAGGCGGAGGCGAAGGGAGGGCAGGTGGTGGTGCTGAGCAACCTCACGCAGCACCCGGACCTTCGCGAGCGGATCGAGCGCGATCGCCTGGAAGTCACACGCTTCGAGGCGGAGCTGCGCGTGGGCAGCCAGAGCCAGGCCTGCGTCGCGGTGACGGCCTGGGAGGGCTCGAGGGACGGCGCGAGCTCGGAGTCCCGGTGA